CGGCGGCTTCTGGTTTTGCATCACATGCACCTGCACGGTCGAGGTGTGCGTGCGCAGCAGGCGTTTCGCATCAAGGCCGGTTTTGCCCGGCGCATCGGGGAAATAGAAAGTGTCGTGCATCTGGCGTGCGGGGTGGCCGGGCGGGAAGTTGAGCGCGGTGAAGTTGTGGAAATCGTCCTCGATCTCGGGACCCTCCGCCACGCTGAAGCCCATATCGGCGAAGATGACGGTCATTTCCTCGATCGTCTGGCTGATCGGGTGGATCGTGCCTTTCGCCTGCGGGCGGGGGCTCAGCGTCACATCGACTTTTTCTTTTTGCAGGCGTTCATTCAGCGCGGCAGATTTTAACGTCGTGGCGCGCGCCTCGATCTCCGCCGTGATTTCGTCCTTCAGGCGGTTCAGCGCCTGCCCCATTTCCTTGCGCTGTTCGGGCGTCATCTGGCCGAGGCCTGCCATCAGCCCCGTCACCTTGCCCTTTTTGCCGAGCGCGGAGACGCGCACTTCTTCCAGCGAATTGATGTCGTTGGCGGCCTTTACCGTTTCAACGATTTCTTTTTTCAGCGCGTCGATATTGCTCATGTCCGTCATCTTTTTAAAGTTAGGGTTCCGTGCCGGGTGCCAGCGTCACCTGCAGCCCGTCCAGTTCGTCATTCATGATGATCTGGCAGCTCAGGCGCGAATTGTCCTGCACCGCAAATGCCTCGTCCATCATGTAAATCTCGTCTTCGCATGCCGGCACCAGCTTT
This sequence is a window from Alphaproteobacteria bacterium. Protein-coding genes within it:
- the pheS gene encoding phenylalanine--tRNA ligase subunit alpha; its protein translation is MSNIDALKKEIVETVKAANDINSLEEVRVSALGKKGKVTGLMAGLGQMTPEQRKEMGQALNRLKDEITAEIEARATTLKSAALNERLQKEKVDVTLSPRPQAKGTIHPISQTIEEMTVIFADMGFSVAEGPEIEDDFHNFTALNFPPGHPARQMHDTFYFPDAPGKTGLDAKRLLRTHTSTVQVHVMQNQKPPIRVIIPGRTYRSDYDMTHTPMFHQMEGLLIDKTAHMGHLKGCLIEFCRRFFEVDDLKARFRPSFFPFTEPSAEMDIGCSRAGGELKIGEGSDWLEILGCGMVHPNVLKSCGIDPNEYQGFAFGMGIERVAMLKYGIPDLRTFFESDLRWLRHYGFGPMEQPNPALS